Proteins from a genomic interval of Sulfurimonas sp. HSL3-2:
- a CDS encoding ankyrin repeat domain-containing protein, giving the protein MPFMERLQSAMILKTSLHHSYETNILEHPEKKIYKAIEQNDTKRVQEKIYNGYDVDLKSSHHLPALIYATIHNRVDCINLLLQNGANINITDKNNRTALHFAVNLCLYELVYLLLRYGADPALQDDKDMSPLDYALNYQDKKSIKLLQTTSPIEVSSSNISTCVKNAKLHDLSRSIKHKSDLFEKNSIGQSLLFTAIITGDIKLINYLYNKGLNIDEKDVNLNTPLIYAVLNASPLHVIEFLCKKGASLDVKNRHAQSPLLLAIKNGHDEIADFLIDIGANINIVESVNTSLTLCHFAIHTYKDKADRFREIQTKLITKGATVDISINKLGWTPLMHCCIQKESSVIKDHFEILIQLGANLNKADVNGRTPLMLAASVGNSYFLERILENYADIDMTDNFGWSALIFAVYYSQMHVTKELLDSGSDINIMTNSGQSALQIATQQENHDLVNMLKDYGAYEHNK; this is encoded by the coding sequence ATGCCGTTTATGGAAAGACTACAAAGTGCTATGATATTAAAGACCTCCCTGCACCACAGCTATGAGACCAATATACTAGAGCATCCGGAAAAAAAGATATATAAAGCGATCGAACAAAATGATACAAAAAGAGTCCAAGAGAAGATATATAACGGATACGATGTAGATCTCAAAAGTTCGCATCATCTGCCGGCGCTTATCTATGCGACGATCCACAACAGAGTCGATTGTATAAACCTGCTTTTACAAAACGGTGCGAATATCAATATTACAGATAAAAACAACAGGACTGCTCTGCATTTTGCCGTCAATCTATGTCTATATGAGTTGGTATATCTTCTTCTGAGATATGGAGCAGATCCGGCTTTACAAGATGATAAAGATATGAGTCCGCTTGATTATGCCCTCAATTATCAAGATAAAAAAAGTATAAAACTGCTTCAGACGACTAGTCCCATTGAAGTATCCAGCAGCAATATCTCTACTTGTGTAAAGAATGCAAAACTGCATGACCTTTCAAGAAGTATAAAACATAAATCAGATCTTTTTGAAAAGAACAGCATCGGTCAGTCACTCCTGTTTACAGCGATAATAACAGGTGATATCAAACTGATCAATTATCTGTACAACAAAGGGCTCAATATCGACGAAAAAGATGTCAATCTCAACACGCCTCTGATATATGCCGTCTTAAATGCATCACCTTTACATGTAATAGAGTTTTTATGCAAAAAAGGAGCAAGTCTCGATGTTAAAAACAGACATGCCCAGTCTCCTCTTCTTCTTGCGATCAAAAACGGACATGATGAGATAGCTGACTTTTTGATAGACATCGGTGCGAATATAAACATCGTTGAGAGTGTAAACACTTCGTTGACACTCTGCCATTTTGCGATCCACACATATAAAGATAAAGCGGATCGATTTAGAGAGATACAGACAAAACTGATCACTAAAGGTGCGACTGTCGATATCAGTATCAACAAGCTTGGCTGGACGCCGCTGATGCACTGCTGTATCCAAAAAGAGTCTTCCGTGATAAAAGATCATTTTGAGATACTGATACAGCTTGGTGCAAATCTCAACAAAGCAGATGTTAACGGCAGGACTCCTTTGATGCTCGCAGCATCAGTGGGCAACAGCTACTTTTTAGAGCGCATACTGGAAAACTATGCCGATATCGATATGACCGATAATTTTGGATGGAGTGCACTTATTTTTGCCGTATATTACTCACAGATGCATGTAACAAAAGAGCTTCTTGATTCAGGTTCTGACATCAATATAATGACAAACAGCGGTCAATCCGCTTTACAGATAGCGACACAGCAAGAGAATCATGATCTTGTAAATATGTTAAAAGATTACGGTGCATACGAACATAATAAATAA
- a CDS encoding single-stranded DNA-binding protein — protein MFNKIILVGNLTRDIELRYSQTGMGIAKSAIATSRRFSTNGEKKEEVCFVDITFFGRSAEVANQYLRKGSKILVEGRLTFEQWVDQNGQKRSKHSVTVETMQMLDSKGDSGSGMPSGDFNQDYTQQPQNYSQPNQSYGNSAMNTQQSYSEPQPSAQQPRKVMPEPNIPVIDIDEDEIPF, from the coding sequence ATGTTTAATAAGATCATATTGGTAGGAAACTTAACTCGTGACATCGAATTAAGATACTCACAAACAGGAATGGGTATAGCAAAAAGTGCTATAGCTACATCTCGCAGATTCTCTACAAACGGAGAGAAAAAAGAGGAGGTATGTTTTGTTGATATCACTTTCTTTGGACGCAGTGCCGAAGTTGCCAACCAATATCTTCGTAAAGGGAGTAAGATCCTAGTCGAAGGAAGATTGACATTTGAACAATGGGTAGATCAAAACGGACAAAAACGCTCAAAGCATTCTGTTACTGTCGAGACTATGCAGATGCTTGATTCAAAAGGGGATAGCGGTTCTGGTATGCCTAGCGGTGATTTTAACCAAGACTATACACAGCAACCACAAAACTATTCACAGCCGAATCAGTCATACGGCAATAGTGCGATGAATACTCAACAAAGTTATTCAGAGCCACAGCCTTCTGCACAACAGCCGAGAAAAGTAATGCCTGAGCCAAATATTCCGGTAATAGACATCGATGAAGATGAAATACCATTCTAG
- a CDS encoding diheme cytochrome c has product MKKYLIMAAGAAALITGVALFADDDERYERRVYEHSKTYMQTNPQKRALNEFETTYQKECGSCHMAYQPEFLPKRSWSKMMDTLDNHFEVDATLSPNDHKTILAYLTSNAGDSKYTTKHFSRMSNSVPRDEAPLRISETPYFMKEHKGIPKRFIEQKEVKSLANCSACHTTAEKGIYSERAINIPNYGRWDD; this is encoded by the coding sequence ATGAAAAAGTATTTGATAATGGCAGCAGGTGCCGCAGCACTCATAACAGGAGTCGCACTGTTCGCAGATGATGATGAAAGATATGAGAGAAGAGTCTATGAACATAGTAAAACGTACATGCAGACAAACCCACAAAAAAGAGCTCTAAACGAGTTTGAAACAACATATCAAAAGGAGTGCGGTTCTTGCCATATGGCATATCAGCCGGAGTTTCTGCCAAAACGCTCATGGAGCAAGATGATGGATACCCTCGATAACCATTTTGAAGTGGATGCGACGCTGAGTCCAAACGATCACAAGACCATACTTGCATATCTGACAAGCAATGCAGGGGATTCAAAATACACGACGAAGCATTTTTCAAGGATGTCAAACAGTGTGCCAAGAGATGAAGCACCGCTAAGGATCAGCGAAACGCCGTACTTTATGAAAGAGCATAAAGGTATACCAAAACGTTTCATAGAACAAAAAGAGGTCAAAAGCCTTGCAAACTGTAGTGCGTGTCATACTACGGCAGAAAAGGGGATCTACTCTGAGAGAGCTATAAACATCCCTAACTACGGAAGATGGGACGACTAA
- the rpsF gene encoding 30S ribosomal protein S6 encodes MRHYENLVIVKPTLTEEEIKSSIAAVEEVITSNGGEIVARDAMGIRKLAYPIAKNERGYFHVIYYTVEPSSISEIERRFRINEELLRFVTIKYDTKREVTAWNQLVEKANNPKKAPVKEEAAATEEVTEEAQA; translated from the coding sequence ATGAGACATTACGAAAACCTAGTAATCGTAAAACCAACACTAACTGAAGAAGAGATCAAAAGCAGCATCGCAGCTGTTGAAGAAGTGATCACATCAAACGGCGGCGAAATCGTTGCTCGCGACGCTATGGGAATCCGCAAACTTGCATACCCTATCGCTAAAAATGAGCGTGGATATTTCCATGTAATCTATTATACTGTTGAACCATCTTCAATCAGCGAGATTGAAAGACGTTTTAGAATCAACGAAGAACTTTTACGTTTCGTTACTATCAAATATGATACAAAACGTGAAGTAACTGCTTGGAATCAACTTGTTGAAAAAGCAAACAACCCTAAAAAAGCTCCTGTAAAAGAGGAAGCTGCAGCTACTGAAGAAGTAACAGAAGAAGCTCAAGCGTAA
- the hemW gene encoding radical SAM family heme chaperone HemW: MLLYIHIPFCDSKCSYCSFNSYVDKFHLKEKYMDALYLQLSHELQKFEVKEKEIETVFIGGGTPSTVSTALYKKIFELIKPYVADDAEITTEANPNSATRTWIEGMKELGVNRISFGVQSFDNKKLKFLNRAHNRDDAVRAVKDAADAGVQNISIDIIYATALDTKELLQADLDLAFSLPINHLSAYALTIEEGTPFEKTPDVAHEKLSLTNFVFDTIKANGFTQYEISNFGKYQSRHNLGYWQYKDYIGAGSGAVGCKDGVRYYPSTDIDFYIQNPLHVREEKLTQDDQKAEKLFLGLRSIVGVDEKILSSDELKRADLLADEKKLLKKVHRFYNLDYLLSDEISLFILN, from the coding sequence ATGCTACTTTATATACATATCCCATTTTGTGATTCCAAATGTTCTTACTGCTCTTTTAACTCTTATGTCGATAAGTTTCATCTTAAAGAGAAATATATGGATGCTCTGTATCTGCAGCTTTCTCATGAACTTCAAAAGTTTGAGGTAAAAGAAAAAGAGATCGAGACCGTTTTTATAGGCGGAGGGACTCCATCAACCGTATCTACAGCACTTTATAAGAAGATATTTGAGCTGATAAAGCCCTACGTAGCCGATGATGCAGAGATAACGACGGAAGCCAATCCAAATAGTGCGACGCGTACTTGGATAGAGGGGATGAAAGAGCTCGGAGTCAACCGTATCAGTTTCGGTGTACAGAGCTTTGATAATAAAAAGCTCAAGTTCTTAAACCGTGCACACAATAGAGATGATGCCGTTCGTGCTGTCAAAGATGCGGCAGACGCGGGAGTACAAAACATCTCTATCGACATCATCTATGCTACGGCGTTAGATACCAAAGAGCTTTTACAAGCAGATCTCGATCTTGCATTTTCACTTCCTATCAACCACCTGAGTGCTTATGCACTTACCATCGAAGAGGGAACCCCTTTTGAAAAGACGCCCGATGTCGCACATGAAAAGCTTTCACTTACAAACTTTGTATTTGACACTATCAAAGCAAACGGTTTTACCCAGTATGAGATCTCAAACTTCGGCAAATACCAAAGCAGACACAACCTTGGATACTGGCAGTACAAAGATTACATAGGTGCCGGAAGCGGAGCCGTGGGGTGCAAAGATGGCGTGAGATACTATCCTTCGACCGATATAGATTTTTACATCCAGAACCCCTTACATGTAAGAGAGGAAAAGCTGACTCAGGATGATCAAAAAGCGGAAAAACTCTTTTTAGGTCTACGAAGCATTGTCGGCGTGGATGAAAAGATACTCTCCTCAGATGAGTTAAAAAGAGCCGATCTTCTTGCAGATGAAAAGAAACTTCTCAAAAAAGTGCATAGATTCTACAATCTTGACTATTTATTGAGCGATGAGATATCTCTATTTATCTTAAACTGA
- the rpsR gene encoding 30S ribosomal protein S18: MAEKRKYKKRFCKYCEAKIDFMDYKDVASLRFSLSERYKIMPRRLTGNCKRHQDMISTVIKRARSAALVPYTVTRKAVVTAPFENLR, from the coding sequence ATGGCAGAAAAAAGAAAATACAAAAAAAGATTTTGTAAATATTGTGAAGCAAAAATAGACTTCATGGACTACAAAGATGTTGCATCATTACGTTTCTCTCTTTCAGAGCGTTACAAAATCATGCCTCGTCGTCTTACAGGTAACTGTAAACGTCACCAAGATATGATATCTACAGTGATCAAACGTGCTCGTTCAGCTGCGTTAGTTCCATACACTGTAACTCGTAAAGCAGTTGTAACTGCACCATTTGAAAACCTACGTTAA
- a CDS encoding DNA-processing protein DprA translates to MRGLIEEKIESLTSMKNYPKQLSYSGNLDLLEHLKVSIIGSRKPTPYTKTMTHNLSQALSHVGVCIVSGGAMGVDAIAHAGAGAGNTVAVLPNGLDHKYPAINKKLLSSIEQEGLLLSQFDDDFIATPWSFVVRNELVVALGEVLVVMQADIDSGSMRSAEFALEMGKEIYVLPHRLGESKGTDELLKNGNAKLILDIEEFVAQFTGRKKEVTFNDEFLEFCKTNPTCDEAVQNYPDRVYEAELEGLIKVENGKIFLL, encoded by the coding sequence ATGAGAGGTTTGATTGAAGAAAAGATCGAATCTCTCACTTCCATGAAGAACTATCCAAAACAACTTTCATACAGCGGGAACTTAGATCTGCTTGAACACCTAAAAGTATCCATCATAGGAAGCAGAAAACCAACACCCTATACCAAGACGATGACGCATAATCTCAGTCAGGCATTGAGCCACGTCGGAGTATGTATCGTCAGCGGAGGTGCCATGGGTGTGGACGCCATCGCCCACGCCGGAGCAGGGGCTGGTAATACCGTTGCAGTCCTGCCAAACGGTCTAGATCACAAGTATCCTGCTATCAACAAAAAACTGCTCTCATCGATAGAGCAAGAGGGACTGTTGCTAAGTCAGTTTGATGACGACTTTATAGCGACACCATGGAGCTTTGTCGTTAGAAATGAGCTTGTAGTCGCACTTGGTGAGGTTCTAGTAGTAATGCAAGCCGATATAGACAGCGGGAGCATGAGAAGTGCCGAGTTCGCACTCGAGATGGGTAAAGAGATATATGTACTTCCACACAGGCTGGGCGAAAGCAAAGGGACGGATGAACTTTTAAAAAACGGTAATGCTAAACTCATCTTGGATATAGAGGAGTTTGTCGCACAATTTACAGGTCGTAAAAAAGAGGTCACATTTAATGATGAGTTTTTAGAGTTTTGTAAAACAAACCCTACTTGTGATGAAGCGGTACAAAACTATCCGGATAGAGTCTATGAAGCGGAACTCGAGGGGCTTATTAAAGTTGAAAACGGAAAAATATTTCTACTTTAA
- a CDS encoding DUF1924 domain-containing protein, which yields MKKILTVLGLSAAFSLAAPIEGYMQTLADEAKKADAGFSGFDAKRGEKIFISEHIGKKGKSISCASCHSNDLNKAGENVFTAKVIEPLSPKANKERLTDIKNVEKWLRRNFNDVYKREGTALEKGDVLTYIQNY from the coding sequence ATGAAAAAGATTTTAACAGTTTTAGGTCTATCTGCAGCTTTTAGTCTTGCGGCTCCGATTGAGGGATATATGCAGACGTTGGCAGACGAGGCAAAAAAAGCGGATGCAGGCTTTAGCGGCTTTGATGCCAAGAGAGGCGAAAAGATATTTATCTCCGAGCATATCGGCAAAAAAGGAAAGAGCATCTCTTGTGCAAGCTGTCATTCAAACGACTTGAATAAAGCCGGAGAGAACGTGTTCACTGCAAAAGTGATAGAACCGTTGTCGCCAAAGGCAAACAAAGAGAGATTGACGGATATCAAGAACGTGGAAAAATGGCTGAGACGCAACTTTAACGACGTCTATAAAAGAGAGGGTACAGCGCTTGAAAAAGGCGATGTGCTTACATACATCCAAAACTACTAA
- a CDS encoding divergent polysaccharide deacetylase family protein, translating to MKKKRNTKSKNSSNKILKVFVWILVAALFSIAFIGVGYYLGYEDGLKYSDISSAKQKEKTLKAIKKLDTVTVSSKKEEDIKERLKTVLKEEQNKYAQEGASHEYEETPEQLEHPPVIKVIKKDKVKTKPKLAIIIDDVSFSRDVKEIKKLNLNVTMSFLPPNAIHPNSAVLASKEPFYMVHLPMEAMNFNASEPITLKVKDSQQVIMHRIDKIVSLFPRVKFINNHTGSKFTSNEVAMNRLIFALNRYKIEFVDSRTIAETKVPKVMKAYGERYMARDVFLDHKMEVDYVKKQIKEAVKVAKLKGYAIAIGHPHENTLEALRESKDILSQVDLVQINKI from the coding sequence ATGAAAAAGAAAAGAAATACAAAAAGTAAAAACAGCTCAAATAAAATATTAAAAGTTTTTGTTTGGATATTAGTCGCAGCATTGTTTTCAATTGCATTTATCGGAGTAGGTTATTACCTTGGTTATGAAGACGGTCTGAAGTACAGTGATATAAGCAGTGCAAAGCAGAAAGAGAAAACGCTAAAAGCGATAAAAAAGCTTGACACTGTAACTGTATCTTCAAAAAAAGAGGAAGATATCAAAGAGAGGTTAAAAACTGTCCTCAAAGAGGAGCAAAACAAATATGCTCAAGAGGGAGCTTCTCATGAATATGAAGAGACACCTGAACAGTTAGAACATCCGCCGGTTATAAAAGTGATCAAAAAAGACAAAGTCAAAACGAAGCCAAAACTGGCGATCATCATAGATGATGTCTCGTTTTCCAGAGATGTAAAAGAGATAAAAAAGTTAAACCTAAACGTCACGATGTCATTTTTACCGCCAAATGCGATACATCCAAACTCTGCAGTTCTTGCTTCTAAAGAGCCGTTTTACATGGTCCATCTTCCTATGGAAGCTATGAACTTTAACGCTTCAGAACCTATTACATTAAAGGTAAAAGACTCACAACAGGTGATAATGCACAGGATAGATAAGATCGTTTCTCTTTTTCCAAGAGTCAAGTTTATAAACAACCATACCGGCAGTAAGTTTACATCAAATGAAGTGGCTATGAACAGGCTTATTTTTGCTTTAAACAGATACAAAATAGAGTTTGTAGACAGCAGGACGATCGCTGAGACAAAAGTTCCAAAGGTGATGAAAGCATACGGCGAAAGATATATGGCAAGAGATGTTTTCTTGGATCATAAAATGGAAGTAGACTATGTCAAAAAGCAGATAAAAGAGGCTGTAAAAGTAGCGAAATTAAAAGGGTATGCTATTGCTATAGGGCATCCGCATGAAAATACCTTAGAGGCTCTTCGCGAGTCAAAAGATATACTCTCTCAAGTAGATCTTGTACAGATAAACAAGATATAA
- the queA gene encoding tRNA preQ1(34) S-adenosylmethionine ribosyltransferase-isomerase QueA has protein sequence MNNLDPLLTSSYDFKLPEELIATHPVEPRDAAKLLVYDRKTDTVIHTYFYELERYIPKDAALIFNDTKVIKARLYGKKESGGKIELLINRPLNATEINVYIRGKVKVDTKIVFNENLYAKVIRLHEDGSRDVLFFKDDKELRFEELLPVIDKIGHIPLPPYMQREDSSEDEKDYQSVFAQYEGAVAAPTASLHFTKEQHERVCKTFKHAYVTLHVGAGTFKPVEEKEILKHPMHSEYYDISIKALEILDSDTPILCVGTTSTRTVEYYVQHGKKPKGEANLFLHPNNPPQRVNYLLTNFHLPKSTLLMLVASFVGVEKALALYEEAIKKGYRFYSYGDAMLIL, from the coding sequence GTGAATAACCTCGACCCGCTTCTAACTTCAAGCTATGACTTTAAGCTCCCAGAAGAGCTTATAGCCACTCATCCCGTAGAGCCCAGAGATGCTGCAAAGCTGCTGGTCTACGACAGAAAAACAGACACTGTCATCCACACCTACTTTTATGAACTCGAACGTTATATTCCAAAAGATGCTGCTCTCATATTTAACGATACCAAAGTCATAAAAGCACGTCTTTACGGTAAAAAAGAGAGCGGCGGCAAGATAGAACTTCTTATCAACAGACCACTGAATGCTACTGAGATCAACGTTTATATAAGAGGAAAAGTAAAAGTCGATACAAAGATAGTTTTTAACGAAAATCTTTATGCCAAAGTGATCAGACTGCATGAAGACGGTTCACGTGATGTCCTCTTTTTTAAAGACGACAAAGAACTGAGATTTGAAGAGCTTCTGCCTGTTATAGATAAAATAGGACATATCCCGCTTCCTCCCTATATGCAAAGAGAAGACTCATCCGAAGATGAAAAAGACTACCAGAGTGTTTTCGCTCAGTATGAGGGTGCGGTCGCTGCACCGACGGCATCTCTGCACTTTACAAAAGAGCAGCATGAAAGAGTCTGCAAAACTTTTAAGCACGCATATGTTACCTTACATGTAGGTGCCGGAACATTTAAACCCGTAGAAGAAAAAGAGATCTTAAAACACCCTATGCACAGCGAATACTATGATATCTCGATTAAAGCATTAGAGATACTGGACTCAGACACTCCCATACTTTGTGTCGGAACGACATCGACTCGTACAGTCGAGTACTATGTACAGCACGGTAAGAAACCAAAAGGTGAAGCAAACCTTTTCCTGCACCCTAACAATCCACCTCAAAGAGTGAACTATCTGCTGACAAACTTTCACCTTCCTAAATCAACGCTGTTGATGCTCGTAGCCTCTTTTGTCGGTGTGGAAAAAGCTCTAGCTCTGTACGAAGAGGCGATTAAGAAGGGTTACCGTTTCTATTCTTACGGCGACGCAATGCTTATTCTTTAA
- a CDS encoding cytochrome b/b6 domain-containing protein has protein sequence MKAYIWSLPTRVFHMMFAAFILAAIISGDEDNLLNIHASLGYAIGILVIYRIIWGFIGPQYSRFSDFPLSMKELKEFASNIFNHKKYAGHNPAASFVMLSMLIVVVLTVATGVLTYGIQEGRGLLGFLNTPYFKEMDLFEEVHEFFSTLLLVLIAAHLGGVAFDRLIDKKTDTLGSIVNGHKNIEASSVTLNWFQKLFSLFALVLAAGVLFYSLFFNSVLTKSSYNEISYEKEHPAFVAECASCHTLYPPHLLSRESWSKVMDTLDDHFGDDASLDDTTRLSIKEYLLKNSAESSSKESAFYILKSLKENEDIIAVTQTSYWKARHQGIDKNIFSSNEIKSKANCKACHSDIEKGLIEDSNIKIPKTGA, from the coding sequence ATGAAAGCATATATCTGGAGTCTTCCTACACGCGTGTTTCATATGATGTTCGCCGCTTTTATCTTGGCGGCAATCATAAGCGGAGATGAGGACAACCTTTTAAACATCCATGCAAGTCTGGGTTACGCGATAGGCATACTTGTCATATACAGGATCATCTGGGGATTTATAGGACCGCAGTACTCAAGGTTTTCCGATTTTCCTCTAAGTATGAAAGAGCTAAAAGAGTTTGCATCAAACATCTTCAATCATAAAAAATATGCAGGGCATAACCCTGCCGCATCTTTTGTGATGCTCTCTATGCTGATAGTCGTTGTTTTAACGGTCGCAACAGGTGTGCTTACATATGGCATTCAAGAGGGACGGGGATTACTCGGTTTTTTAAACACACCTTACTTTAAAGAGATGGATCTGTTTGAAGAGGTGCATGAGTTTTTCTCGACACTGTTGCTAGTACTTATCGCCGCGCATCTTGGAGGTGTCGCATTTGACAGACTCATAGATAAAAAGACCGATACGTTGGGTTCGATCGTAAACGGACATAAAAACATAGAAGCATCAAGTGTGACGCTGAACTGGTTCCAAAAACTGTTTTCACTTTTTGCACTTGTCTTGGCGGCAGGAGTCCTTTTTTATTCGCTGTTTTTTAACTCTGTTTTGACAAAAAGCAGCTATAACGAAATATCTTATGAAAAAGAGCATCCCGCTTTCGTAGCGGAATGCGCTTCTTGCCATACTTTGTATCCGCCGCACTTGTTATCTCGTGAATCATGGAGCAAAGTGATGGATACCCTCGATGACCACTTTGGCGATGATGCTTCACTAGATGACACGACAAGGCTGTCCATTAAAGAGTATCTGCTGAAAAATTCGGCTGAGAGCTCGAGTAAAGAGAGTGCGTTTTATATATTAAAATCATTGAAAGAGAATGAGGATATAATAGCCGTAACACAGACATCCTATTGGAAAGCACGGCATCAGGGCATAGATAAAAATATATTTAGCTCAAATGAGATAAAATCTAAAGCAAACTGTAAAGCCTGCCACTCTGATATAGAGAAAGGTCTTATAGAGGACAGCAATATAAAAATACCTAAGACAGGGGCATAA
- the tatC gene encoding twin-arginine translocase subunit TatC, with the protein MFEDLKPHLVELRKRLTISAVSLFVMFMIMFYFHEPLLTWMVAPLNQALIDVGRVSALAANGMVTTSQVGGAFFVALRVAFFAAILGALPIILSQIWLFVAPGLYDNEKKMLLPFVFGGTIMFAIGVAFAYYVVTPFGFDFLITFGSFKFTPLINIEDYVGFFTKIMFGFGIAFELPVFAYFLALIGLITDKTLTSFFKYAIVLIFIVSALLTPPDVLTQLLMAFPLILLYGLSIIIVKFVNPAPKDEEDDEEENDATDEEEEDEQAK; encoded by the coding sequence ATGTTTGAAGATTTAAAACCGCATCTCGTTGAATTAAGAAAGAGACTGACAATATCAGCAGTCTCACTTTTTGTTATGTTTATGATTATGTTTTATTTCCATGAACCGCTTCTTACATGGATGGTAGCACCGCTGAATCAAGCACTGATCGATGTAGGTAGAGTCTCAGCACTCGCTGCTAACGGTATGGTCACGACAAGTCAGGTCGGTGGAGCGTTCTTCGTTGCTTTAAGAGTTGCTTTCTTTGCTGCGATACTAGGTGCACTTCCTATCATACTTTCTCAGATATGGCTTTTTGTCGCTCCAGGCCTTTATGACAACGAGAAGAAGATGCTTCTGCCTTTCGTTTTCGGCGGTACGATCATGTTTGCTATCGGTGTCGCTTTTGCATACTATGTGGTCACTCCTTTTGGTTTTGACTTTCTTATCACTTTCGGTAGTTTCAAGTTTACTCCGCTTATCAACATCGAAGATTATGTAGGATTCTTTACCAAGATCATGTTTGGATTCGGTATCGCTTTTGAGCTTCCTGTCTTTGCATACTTTTTAGCACTTATCGGTCTTATTACAGACAAGACATTAACATCTTTTTTCAAATATGCAATTGTCCTGATCTTTATAGTCTCTGCACTGCTTACACCGCCTGATGTACTTACACAGCTTCTTATGGCATTTCCACTTATCCTTTTATACGGTCTTTCTATCATCATCGTAAAATTTGTGAATCCTGCACCCAAAGATGAAGAGGACGACGAAGAAGAAAATGATGCTACTGATGAAGAAGAAGAGGACGAACAAGCGAAGTGA
- the tatB gene encoding Sec-independent protein translocase protein TatB translates to MFGMGFTELLLIAVVAIIFLGPDKLPQAMVEIARTIKKIKSAVANAKDSIEEELHLADIKDEALAYKKELTSAGNELKSINPINNIKQDLYDVTMETNVPKKTNEPVKEEVTFKKKDKTPKEEENN, encoded by the coding sequence ATGTTTGGTATGGGTTTTACAGAGTTACTCCTTATCGCCGTTGTAGCAATAATATTTTTAGGACCAGATAAGCTTCCTCAAGCCATGGTAGAGATAGCAAGAACAATCAAAAAAATAAAAAGTGCAGTAGCCAATGCAAAAGACTCTATTGAAGAGGAACTTCACTTGGCTGACATCAAAGATGAAGCACTTGCATACAAAAAAGAGCTTACCAGTGCCGGTAATGAGTTAAAAAGCATCAACCCTATAAATAATATAAAACAAGACTTGTATGATGTAACGATGGAAACAAATGTTCCAAAAAAAACAAATGAGCCTGTAAAAGAGGAAGTCACTTTCAAGAAAAAAGATAAAACACCTAAAGAAGAAGAGAATAATTAA